A window of Actinomadura viridis genomic DNA:
GGCCGAGCGGAGGGTCTCGTTCTCGGCGGCGGTCTCCAGCGCGACAGTGGCGAGCGGGCATCCCTTGGTGAAGTCCGATTCCAGCAAACTGCGGGCGAAATGCTTGCCGATCGCCGCCACCCCGGAGCGCCCGCCCTCCGCGGTGACCAGCACCTGCGCCAGGGACCCGCCTACCTCGCGACCGAACCGTGCAACCGCCTCTGACGCCAACTGCTCCTTGCCGTCCGGGAAGTGGAAGTACAGGGATCCCTTCGGTGCTCGACTTTCCTTGAGCACCTGTGTCAACCCGGTGCCGTGATAGCCCTGCCGCTGGAACAGCTCCGCCGCCGTCCGCAGGACCCGTTCCCTCGTCTCTCCCTGAGCTGCCATAGCCCCAAACTATACCGACTGGTCTAGAGATTGTAATAGACCGGTCTACCTATTCGCGGACGCCCGCTCCTTGGCCGGCAGGTTGGAGGTGATCGGCAGATCCAGCACGTCCGTTCCGATCCTCCTCACGGGCCGTCAAGAGTCGATCCGGCGCATCGCCGCGACGACCGTGCGGGCGACGTGCTCCACCGTCCGGACACCGGCGTCCATGGTGGGATGGCCCTGGCTGCACACCGCGACCAGGTAGTCGTGGCCGTGCCCGGTGATGCGGCCGATGCTGTTCACGGCCCAGCCGTGGCCCTGGTGGCGCAGCGGCACCCACCCGTTCTTGATCGCGACCCGGTCCCCGGGCAGGGCGGCGGCGCCGATGCCCCAGCGCTGCCCGGGGACGACCGTCTCCATGAGGCGCAGCACGTGACTGCGGTTGGCGGTGTTGAGCGGGCTGTCCGCGATGGCCAGGTCCCGCAGCAGCCGGACCTGGTCGGCCGGGCTGGTCCTGGAGCCGCCCCAGACGGTGGGATGCGCGCGCGTCCGCCTGAGGGCGAACACCCGGTTGACGCGGTCGAGGCCCCGGCCGAAGCCCAGCTTGGCGTACAGCGCCCCGGCGGCCCGGTTGTCGCTGTGCCGGATCATCCTGGACGCCAGCGCCCGCTCGCCGCCCGTCAGCCCGCGATGCAGGCGCTGCCGCGTCAGCAGCAACCCGGCCAGGATGTTCACCTTCACGATGCTCGCCGTCACGAAGAGGGACGCTTCCCCTGCGCCGAACGACTCGTCCGTCCGCAGATCGGTGATCATGACGCCGGTGCGCCCCGGGCGCCGGGCCAGGTACGCCCGCAGCTTCCGGGTCAGCCTCGGGCGGTCGAGCAGGCGCGTGCCCGCGTCCCTGCCCGCCTTCGTACCGGTTCCGGTGTCCCTGCCCGCCTTCGTGCCCGCGTCCGTGCCCGCCTCCCTGGCCGTGCCCGCCTCCCTGGCCGTGCCCGCGTCCGTGCCCGCGTCCGTGCCCGCGTCCGTGCCCGCGCGCTTGCGGCTTCGGTCGACCGGCGTGATTCCAGGCGCCCTCCCCGCGTCCCTGTGGACCTCCCCGGAGAAGGGCGGCCGGTGATGCCGGTGGTACGGAGCGAACGGGCCCGGCGCGTACCGGCCGCCCTCGCGCGGCGGCGGCAGCGAAGCGGACAGCACGGCTCCCGTGGCGACCAGGGCCAGGACGCAGGCAGGCGTCTTGTAGCGCATCGAATCCCCCGATGTCCTGCGACCGGAGGTCCCCCGAGCCGCGATGATCTTGCGGTCCGGCCCTACCCCGGCGCCCAGGAGTGATGCGCACGGAGAGTCACTCTTTATCGCTATGAGTGAGTGCTTGGGGATGTGGGGAATGTCCCGCGGACGGCCCCTTACAGCACGTTCGGCAGGCGGGCCGGGCAGCCCGGCTCACAGTGCGCGGAGTGGTGGGCGACGCGGCGGGCGAACGACCCCAGCATCCGGCTCAGGAAGGCGCTCAGCAACGGGCCCGTCCCCGGATACCTCGGCTCGAACCGGCCCTCCCACCGGATGAGGGTCTTCGTCCCGTTCGGACGCAGCGTGACGTCGGCGCGGTACTCCCGCACCGGCAGCCCGGACAGCGCGATGTAGGCGTAGTGCCGGGGCGGGTCGTACGCCACGACCCGCTCACGCGCCGGCGGGATCGCCCGCACCGCGCCGACCCCGTTGGGCGTCGGCTCCCCGGCCCGCTCGCGGCGGGCCCGCACCGGGAAGGAACCCCACTCGTTCCAGGCCTCCGCCACCGCGACGTGCTTGAAGATCACCTCGGCGTCGGCGTACGCGACGGCCTCGCCCACGATGGTGTACGGCCCGGTCCGCTGCGGCATGACGGCCTCTCCCGACTCACGCGGTGTCGATCACCTGGAACGCCTCGGCGAGCCGCCCCTCGGGCAGCCCGGCGGCGGACGCGTTGGCCGCCAGCCAGCCGCGCACCATCGTCTCAAGCTCCTCGCCCATGCGCGCGGTCTGGCTCGCGTGCGCCTTCAACGCCGCGATCTTGTGCGTGAACGTCCCCGTCACGTCCACGTAGTGGTCGGACAGCGGCCCCCCGCTGGCCCACACCTCGCGGACCGTCCACGCCTCCAGGCCCTCGTCGGCCAGCAGCTCGGGGAAGGCGTAGGGGTTGCGCGCGTCGGGGTAGACGGCGTCGAGCGTCGCCGACCCCACCGCGCGGTGGTCGGGATGGCTCGGGTGGATGCGCCGGTAGTCGCGTTCGGCGCTGGAGGTCAGCACCCGGTCGGGCCGCACCTGCCGGATCACCCGGGCGATGTCGCGGCGCAGGCCGAGGGTGGCCTCCACCCGCCCGTCCGGGTAGCCCAGGAACCGCACGTCCTCCACACCCACGCACTTGGCGGCGGCGCGCTGCTCGTCCCGGCGCAGCTCGGCCATCTCCGCCCGCGTGATGCCGTCGTCGAAACCGCCCGCGTCCCCGTCGGTGACCATCAGGTAGACCACCTCGACGCCCCGGTCCGTCCACTGCGCGACCGTTCCGGCACTGCCGAAGTCGACGTCGTCGGGGTGCGCCATCACGACCAGGGCACGGCGGATCTCGCTGTCGTCCAGAGCGCTCGTCACGGTTTCAACCATAAGCGGTACCGCCCCGGACGTCCCGCGTCCGAAGCGCCCTGAATCCCCTGAATTCCGGCGGCGCCGGGCCGGGGAACGAAGCCCCCGCGGGGGTACAGCAGAGACATGCGCAAACTCATCAACGACCCGGCGGACGTCGTCACGGACGCTCTGCGCGGCCTGGCGGCCGCGCATCCCTCCCTGCGGGTCGACCCGGAGAACCGGACGATCGTGCGGACCGACACGGCGGGCTCCGGGAAGGTGGCCCTGGTCTCGGGCGGCGGCTCCGGGCACGAGCCGCTGCACGGCGGATTCGTCGGGTACGGGATGCTCGACGCCGCCGCCCCCGGCGAGGTCTTCACCAGCCCCGTCCCCGACCAGATCCTGGCCGCGACCACGGCCGTGCACGGCGGCGCCGGCGTCCTGCACGTGGTCAAGAACTACACCGGCGACGTGCTCAACTTCCGGATGGCCGCCGAACTCGCCGAGGACGAGGACATCGAGGTCGCCACGGTGGTGGTGAACGACGACGTCGCCGTCGAGGACAGCACGTTCACCGCCGGCCGCCGCGGCACCGGCGCCACCCTGTTCGTGGAGAAGATCGCCGGCGCGCGGGCCGAGGAGGGCGCCGACCTCGCGGCGGTCGCCGAGGTGGCGCGCGAGGTGAACGAGCGCAGCCGGTCGTTCGGCGTGGCACTGTCGCCGTGCACCGTCCCGGCGGCCGGCCGGCCCACCTTCGAGCTGGGCGAGAACGAGATGGAACTGGGCATCGGCATCCACGGCGAACCCGGCCGGGAACGCGCCACGATCAGGCCCGCCGCCGAGATCGTGGACGTCGCGCTCACCGCGATCGACGCCGACATGCCCCTCGCGGGCGAGGAACTGCTGGTCCTCGTGAACGGGATGGGCGGCACCCCGCTGATCGAGCAGTACATCGCCTTCGCCGCCGTCTCCGACTGGCTGGCCGGGCACGGCGCCACCATCGGCCGTTCCCTCGTCGGCCCGTACGTCACCAGCCTGGAGATGGCCGGCTGCATGGTGTCGGTGTGCCGCCTCACCCCCGAACTGGCCCGGCTGTGGGACGCCCCCGTCGAGACCCCCGCGTTGCGGTGGGGCCGATGAGCGGGGGACCCGCGCGGCCGGAGACGCTCGACGCCGCGATGATCACGGCCTGGATCCGGCACACCGCCGAACTGGTCGCCGCCGACGCCGAACGGCTGACCCGCCTGGACGCCGCCATCGGCGACGGCGACCACGGGCTCAACCTCGACCGGGGGTTCACCGCCGCCGTGGCCGCGCTGCCCGGGGAACCGGACCCGCCGGGCCGGACGCTGATCACGGCCGGACGGGCACTGGTGTCCAAGACCGGCGGCGCCTCCGGCCCGCTCTACGGGACCGCGCTGCGCCGGGCGGGCAAGGCGTTCGGCGACGCGACGGAGGTCGACGCGGCCCTCCTCGGCCGCGCCCTCCGGGCCGCCGTGGACGGCGTACAGGAGCTGGGGCAGGCCGCCGAGGGCGACAAGACCATGGTGGACGCGCTCGCCCCCGCCGCCGCCGCGTACGAGACCGCCCTGGCCGCCGGCGGGGACCTGCCGTCCTGCGTGCGCGCCGCCGCCGAGGCCGCCGGTAAGGGCGCGGAGGCGACGGTGCCGATGACGGCCCGCAAGGGCCGCGCCAGCTACCTCGGCGCCCGCAGCGCAGGCCACCTCGACCCCGGAGCCGCCTCCACCGTTCTCATCCTCCGCGCCCTGGCCGACGTCGTCGGCGAGGCGGCCGGATGAACCACGGGTACGGGAAGCGCCAATCCAGGAACCACGGGTTCGGTAGCCACGGGTTCGGTACGCACGGGTTCGTTAACCACGGGCGCATGGGCCGTGAGTTCGTGAGCAACCAGGCCGACAAGCACCAGGTCGGCAACCACCGGGATGTGAGTGTCCAGGGTGTGAGGGACCGGGGTGTGAGCGACCCGGGTGTGAGTGTCCGGGGTGTGAGTGACCGGGACGGGGAAGGGAGCGGGACGTGGTCGGTCTTGTGGTGATCTCGCACAGCCGGGTGCTGGCGGACGGCGTCGCCGAGCTGGCCCGCGCGATGGGCGTCGGTCAGGCGGTGGTCGAGCCCGCGGGCGGTGATTCGGAGGGCGGCCTCGGCACCAGCGTCGAGCTGGTCGAGCAGGCCATCGAGGCGGCGCAGCGGGGCGACGGGGTGGTGCTGCTGGCCGACCTGGGCAGCTCGGTGCTCACCGCGAAGATGGTCGTCGACGAGGCGGCGGCCGAGGTCCGCGCGGGCGGAGGGGGCGGCGAGGTCGTCCTGGCGGACGCCCCGCTGGTCGAGGGGGCGGTCGCGGCGGCCTCAATGGCCGCCACCGGCGCCGACCTCCAGACCGTCGTCACCGCGGCGGAGTCCGCCTACGCTCACCGCAAGACCTGACCCTGGGTCCCGGCAGCCGGGCGTCCAGGCAATCAGGGCGTCCGGCCGCCCGGGAGACCGGGCATCCGGGAGACCGGGCATCCGGGAGACCGGGAGACCGGGTGAGCGCACATCCCGGATCAGTGGGCGGATCCGGGCTGATCCGGGATGTGACGGTAAGCGTCGCCGGCGGGCCGTAGACTCGCACATGATGTCGAAGACCGAAGCCCACTCCCTGCTCGACGGCCTCAACCCGCAGCAGCGCGACGCCGTCCTGCATTCCGGCGGCCCGCTGCTGATCGTGGCGGGGGCCGGTTCCGGCAAGACCCGCGTACTCACGCACCGGATCGCCCATCTGCTGGGTGATCGCGGCGTGCACCCCGGCCAGATCCTGGCGATCACGTTCACCAACAAGGCCGCCGCCGAGATGAAAGAGCGGGTGGACGCGTTGGTGGGCCCCCGGTCCCGGGCCATGTGGGTGATGACGTTCCACTCGGCGTGCGTCCGGATCCTGCGCCGCGAAGCCAAGCGGCTGGGCTTCCCGTCCGGCTTCTCGATCTACGACCAGGCCGACGCGCAGCGGCTGATGGCGCTGGTCTGCCGGGAGCTGGACCTCGACCCCAAGCGCTACCCGCCCAAGGCGTTCTCGGCCCAGGTCAGCAACCTGAAGAACGAGCTGATCGACTACGAGACCTGCAAGGACCGGGCGTCCACGCACATGGAGCAGACGCTCGCCCAGGCGTACGAGATGTACCAGGCCCGGCTGCAGCAGGCCGGCGCGATGGACTTCGACGACCTGATCATGCTGACGGTCAACCTGCTGCAGGTCTTCCCGGACGTCGCCGAGCACTACCGGCGCCGGTTCCGGCACGTGCTCGTCGACGAGTACCAGGACACCAACCACGCCCAGTACGAGCTGGTGCGGGAGCTGACCGCGCCCATCACCTCCCCGGGTGAGGGCGGCGAGCCGCTGGGCGCCGCCGAGCTGTGCGTGGTGGGCGACGCCGACCAGTCGATCTACGCCTTCCGGGGCGCGACGATCCGCAACATCCTGGAGTTCGAGCGCGACTACCCGCAGGCCACCACGATCCTGCTGGAGCAGAACTACCGCTCCACCCAGACGATCCTGACGGCGGCGAACGCGGTCATCGAGCGCAACGCCGACCGCAAGCCCAAGAAACTCTGGTCCGACCAGGGCGAAGGCCACAAGATCACCGGCTATGTGGCCGACAACGAGCACGACGAGGCCGCCTTCGTCGCGCAGGAGGTCGACCGGCTCACCGACGAGGGCGACACCCGTCCCGGCGACGTCGCGGTCTTCTACCGCACCAACGCCCAGTCCCGTGTCTTCGAGGAAGTGTTCATCCGCGTCGGCATGCCCTACAAGGTCGTCGGCGGCGTCCGCTTCTACGAGCGCAAGGAGGTCCGCGACCTGCTGGCCTACCTGCGCGTCCTGGCGAACCCCGAGGACACCGTCTCGCTGCGCCGGATCCTGAACGTGCCCAAGCGCGGCATCGGCGACCGCGCCGAGGCGTGCGTCGAGGCGTACGCCTCGCGCGAGCGGATCTCGTTCTGGCAGGCGCTGCGGCTTCCCGAGGACGTTCCGGGGATGGCCACCCGTTCGATCAACTCGGTCCGCGAGTTCGTCGCCCTGCTCGACGAACTGCGCGCCGCCGCCGAGTCCGTCACCCCGGCCGACCTGGTCGAGCAGATCCTGGTCAAGAGCGGCTACCTCGCAGAGCTGAAGGCGTCCAAGGACCCGCAGGACGAGACCCGGATCGAGAACCTCCATGAGTTCGAGGCCGTCGCCCGCGAGTTCGAGGAACGTCTCGACGGCGAGTCCGCCGAAGGCCGCCTGGTCGACTTCCTGGAGCAGGTGGCCCTCGTCGCCGACGCCGACTCCATCCCCGGAGGGGCCAAGGGCGGCCCAGTCCCGCCCGGCGAGCAGCCCGAGGAGACCGACCAGGGCGTCGTCACCCTGATGACCCTGCACACGGCCAAGGGCCTGGAGTTCCCGGTCGTGTTCCTCACCGGCATGGAGGACGGGATCTTCCCGCACCTGCGCGCCATGAGCAATCCCAAGGAGCTGGAAGAGGAACGCCGCCTGGCCTACGTCGGCATCACCCGGGCCCGGCAGCGCCTCTACCTGACCCGCGCCGAGATGCGCAGCTCGTGGGGCGCCCCGCAGAGCTACCCGTCGTCCCGGTTCCTCGGCGAGGTCCCCGGCACGCTGATCCACTGGGAGCGCGAGGCGGCCTCCAGGTCCGCCCCGGCGGCGGCCCGGCTGTCCACCCGCCCCGGCGTCTGTTCCCCCGGCAACCAGCGCATCCCCGTACTGTCACCGGGCGACAAGGTCACCCACGACTCGTTCGGCCTGGGCACCGTGATCACCGTGGACGGCCAAGGTGAGGGCGCCTCCGCCAGCGTCGACTTCGGTGGCGAGTACGGCGTCAAGCGACTCGTCCTCCGCTACGCCAAGGGCCTGGAGAAGCTCTGACCGACCGCTCTTCCGCCTTCCTCCGGCCTCCCCGCCTCCCCGCCTCCCTGCTTCTCCGGTGGCACCGCGTTCCGCTGGGCGCCTGACGACCCGAGGTCCTGAGTTCTCGACGTCCTGACGTCCTGACGTCGCCTGACGTCCCGGCGGCGCGCCGTCGGGGGTGCGAAAGTTGCTGGGGAGGTTCTTGGATAGGGCGTCGTGGCCTGTGGCCCGTGCCCCTTACCCGCTCGGGTTTCAGGTTTAGATCTTGAGCGTTTGAGATCTAAAGAAAGGGCGCCTGGACATGGCGAGTGGGCGGTTGGAGCTCGCTGGCTGTCTACAAGTTGATTCTGGCGTGCGCGTGAGGATTCTTTAGGGCGCGCATGCGGTTGGCTCGGGTGAGCCCGGTGCTGAGGTGGGCCTAGGCAGCGGTCCGCTGCCGCAATTCGTGCTTTCAACGCTTGATGCGGGCTGAGCGAACGCGAGCGTGCTTTGGGCTGGTTCGGGCTGGGGTTTCTTTCTATCGCAGTAGCGGGGTGGCGGTAGGTGGCCGGTTGAGGTGACCGATGCGGGCCGGCGCGCACCTGCCGGTCGCCGCTGGTTGGCGTCACTTCGGTTGGGGTGGCCGGTCGGGGAGGGTGTTCCATCTGCGGCTTGGTGCCCGGTCCGGCGTGGCCGTCGCGCTGCGCGCGAAAAAGCCGCAGCGACGACAAGCGGATATTCGCCGCTGGCCGCCCCCGTCGATCTGCCGCCCTTCCCTGGCCACGCACCCGCTCGTCACCCTGGAACAAACCCTGGCTCTCGGACCTCGGCCAACGTGACGCCCACCAGCAGGGACCTGCGGTTGCGCGCCGACCCGCATCGGTCACCTCGACCACCCGCCCGGCCCTGGCCACCCGGGCCCGATAAACCCCACCCCCGCCCCCGCAAAACCGATTGATGATCGACATTTGCCAGGCGGTGAATATCGAGGCCGAGAAAGGTGACCCGAACGCAATTCTGTCCAATATGTCCATTGAAACGATCAGTTGCTCCTCTTTAAGCTTGAGAGGACGAGGATTTGGTGAGGGGAGGTGAATTTTCGTGGTGATGCCTGCGGAGCTTGTTGAGGTCGTTTCGGGGGAGGGCGAATGGGAGGGTCGGGGCTGGTTTCCGCCGGGTCCGGCGTTGGGGGTGTGTCTGTCGGGTGGCCGGGAGCGGTTGGGTGATCTGACTGATTCTGAGTTGCTGGAGGTGGCGGCGGCTGCGCACCGGCAGGCGGCTTGGGCTCAGTCGCGTGAGCTGGCCGCGATCGCGGAGCTGTCGCGCCGCCGCGCAGAAGAGGGAGAAGAGGACGCGGGGGATCCGCGGGTGTTGTCATCGCGGGAGTCGGTGACCGAGGAGGTCGCCTCCACTCTGACCGTCACTGGCAACGCCGCTGCGACGCTGGTTCACCTCGCTGAGCGGCTGGCGGTGGATCTTCCCGGTACGCGGGAGGCGTTGGAGGCCGGTCGGATCGATCTGCCCAAGGCCCGGGTGATCTGTGACCTGTCCGAGGGGCTGCCGGAGGGTGTTGTCCGGCGTGTTGAAGAGGCTGTGATCGGCAGGGCTTGTGGGCAGACGACGGGTCAGTTGCGGCGGCGGATCCGGCGGATCGTGCAGCGCTTGGCTCCCGAAGCGATCGAGCGGCGTAGGAGTGAGGCCGTCGCCAGGCGGCGGCTGGAGGTGTGGGACACCGCGTCAGGGACGGCTGATCTGGGGTTGCTGGATCTGGCGCCTGAGGAGGCCCACGGGATCTACAACAAGATCACCGCCGTGGCGGCCGGGTTGAGGAGCGATGGCGATGTCCGGCCCCTCAACCTGATCCGCGCCGACCTGGCCAAGACTCTTCTGCAGGGCGCCGAGCTGCCTGAGGCCGTCCGCGCCCTCCTGACCTCCGCCCCCGCACTTTCCGGCCAGGACGGACAACACCTTCCCCCGTCTCCGGTGAACGAGGGTGAGCAGCCGCCGCCATCGGCCCGCCTGGACGTGGACGACCAGTCCGCCCTCGCCGGCCACGCAGACAAGCTCGAACGGCCCGCACCCGTACAGACGGCCCGCCTCGGCGTGAGCGAACTGCTTACACCGGCGGCCCTCACGAGTGTGAACGAACGGCCTGCACCTATCTCCCAGACGAGCGACGACAGACGTTCACCGGCCGCCCACGCGGTTGCCAGTGGGGTGACCCGTTGGGACGGGCGTCCTGCACCTGTCTCCCAGGTGGACGTGGGCGGACGCTCACACACTGCCCGCGCGTGCGAGAGTGACCTGCCTGCACCGGCGGCCCGTCTGGGTGATCGGCCTGGACCGGTGGTCGAGATGAACAGGGACGGACCCTCACCGGCCGCCAGTGAGGGCGGGAGTGCGCTGCCTGCAGCGGTGGCCCACCTGGACGGGCGGCCTGGTCCTGCCGTCCAGGTGACCGGTGGTGGACGTTCACCGACCGCCAGTGTGGGCGAGGTCGGGGTGCCTGCACCGGTGGCCCGCCCGGGCGAAGGGCCTGTTCTGATGACCTGCGTGATGGACGCGGACGAGTGGGTGTCTGCTGCCATTCCGGTGGGTGGTGCGTTCACCTCTGCCGGGGTGACCGGGCCCGGGGGCGACCTGGTGGGGGTCAGGGCGTTGGCGGGGATGGTCGATCGGCGGTTGACCGGTGTCCTGAACCGGGCCCGCGCCCTCGGGCGGCTGGAGGAGCTTCCGCAGATGATCGGGCGGGCGGTCCGTGACATCCATGACCGGCTCGCCACGGCACGCGAGGCCCATTGCCAGGGCGGCGCCGATCGCCACGGGCACCCGGGTTACCGGCCACCGGCGGTGATGCGGCGGGAGGTGGAGGACCGGCACCCCACGTGCGTCTTCCCCACCTGCAACATCCGCTCCAGCCGATGCGACCTCGACCACACCACCCCGTGGAGCCCGGGCATCACCTGCGCCTGCAACCTGGCACCACTGTGCAGGCGACACCACCGGACCAAACAGACCCGCGGCTGGAAACTCACCCAGATCTGGCCCGGACTCCTCATCTGGATCACACCGTCCGGCGCCTGGCACATCACCCTGCCCAACCGGGAATGAGTCAGCCGGGTTCGTGTGTGACCGACCACGAGGGCTTCCACCTATTCGCGGGCAACCGGTGCTTTACGCTGGCCGCCAGTGCGGTCCATTGTGGTGAGGTGGCAAGGGGTGAATCGCGGCGGCGGGTGTTATATGAGGACCGGCCGGAGAACCCCTCTTGGGCAAGGCGAGTCGTGCGGGTGGCGGGATTTTTTTTGAGGGACGCTAGGGCGCTTCACGCCGCTCGGCGCCTTCTCAGCTCAACGAGCCATGCCCGTACCTGTTCGTCGTCGTGCAGGAAACCGCCGCCCTCGCTCGCGGGCAGATCGATTCCATAGAGGTTGTTCAGCGCCCACCAGGACAGGTCGTCCCAGACAAAGTCGTCCTCTGTCACCCATCTTGCCGCCCAGCGGTCGGCCTCGTCTCGACTCAGTCGACCCGCGACGAGCTCGACGAAACGATCTTCGATCTCGTCAAGAGTCGGCTGGCTGCCAGTATTCACGCCACCGACCGTACCGGAATGGCAGACGTTGCCTGATGCGGCACTGGTTGTGATGTCCGCATACGTTCACCGGGGCAAGCGACACGCTCGCAGACGTCCGGGATTTCGATGCGTGTAGCCCTCACGCTCGTGGTGAGGTGATCACTGTCGAGAGGGGGCGTGTACGGCAGGGCCCGTGAGGGCATGGCTGCTGAC
This region includes:
- a CDS encoding PIG-L deacetylase family protein encodes the protein MAHPDDVDFGSAGTVAQWTDRGVEVVYLMVTDGDAGGFDDGITRAEMAELRRDEQRAAAKCVGVEDVRFLGYPDGRVEATLGLRRDIARVIRQVRPDRVLTSSAERDYRRIHPSHPDHRAVGSATLDAVYPDARNPYAFPELLADEGLEAWTVREVWASGGPLSDHYVDVTGTFTHKIAALKAHASQTARMGEELETMVRGWLAANASAAGLPEGRLAEAFQVIDTA
- a CDS encoding SRPBCC family protein, which encodes MPQRTGPYTIVGEAVAYADAEVIFKHVAVAEAWNEWGSFPVRARRERAGEPTPNGVGAVRAIPPARERVVAYDPPRHYAYIALSGLPVREYRADVTLRPNGTKTLIRWEGRFEPRYPGTGPLLSAFLSRMLGSFARRVAHHSAHCEPGCPARLPNVL
- the dhaM gene encoding dihydroxyacetone kinase phosphoryl donor subunit DhaM, with the translated sequence MVGLVVISHSRVLADGVAELARAMGVGQAVVEPAGGDSEGGLGTSVELVEQAIEAAQRGDGVVLLADLGSSVLTAKMVVDEAAAEVRAGGGGGEVVLADAPLVEGAVAAASMAATGADLQTVVTAAESAYAHRKT
- the dhaK gene encoding dihydroxyacetone kinase subunit DhaK, producing the protein MRKLINDPADVVTDALRGLAAAHPSLRVDPENRTIVRTDTAGSGKVALVSGGGSGHEPLHGGFVGYGMLDAAAPGEVFTSPVPDQILAATTAVHGGAGVLHVVKNYTGDVLNFRMAAELAEDEDIEVATVVVNDDVAVEDSTFTAGRRGTGATLFVEKIAGARAEEGADLAAVAEVAREVNERSRSFGVALSPCTVPAAGRPTFELGENEMELGIGIHGEPGRERATIRPAAEIVDVALTAIDADMPLAGEELLVLVNGMGGTPLIEQYIAFAAVSDWLAGHGATIGRSLVGPYVTSLEMAGCMVSVCRLTPELARLWDAPVETPALRWGR
- the dhaL gene encoding dihydroxyacetone kinase subunit DhaL; its protein translation is MSGGPARPETLDAAMITAWIRHTAELVAADAERLTRLDAAIGDGDHGLNLDRGFTAAVAALPGEPDPPGRTLITAGRALVSKTGGASGPLYGTALRRAGKAFGDATEVDAALLGRALRAAVDGVQELGQAAEGDKTMVDALAPAAAAYETALAAGGDLPSCVRAAAEAAGKGAEATVPMTARKGRASYLGARSAGHLDPGAASTVLILRALADVVGEAAG
- a CDS encoding serine hydrolase; protein product: MRYKTPACVLALVATGAVLSASLPPPREGGRYAPGPFAPYHRHHRPPFSGEVHRDAGRAPGITPVDRSRKRAGTDAGTDAGTDAGTAREAGTAREAGTDAGTKAGRDTGTGTKAGRDAGTRLLDRPRLTRKLRAYLARRPGRTGVMITDLRTDESFGAGEASLFVTASIVKVNILAGLLLTRQRLHRGLTGGERALASRMIRHSDNRAAGALYAKLGFGRGLDRVNRVFALRRTRAHPTVWGGSRTSPADQVRLLRDLAIADSPLNTANRSHVLRLMETVVPGQRWGIGAAALPGDRVAIKNGWVPLRHQGHGWAVNSIGRITGHGHDYLVAVCSQGHPTMDAGVRTVEHVARTVVAAMRRIDS
- the pcrA gene encoding DNA helicase PcrA: MSKTEAHSLLDGLNPQQRDAVLHSGGPLLIVAGAGSGKTRVLTHRIAHLLGDRGVHPGQILAITFTNKAAAEMKERVDALVGPRSRAMWVMTFHSACVRILRREAKRLGFPSGFSIYDQADAQRLMALVCRELDLDPKRYPPKAFSAQVSNLKNELIDYETCKDRASTHMEQTLAQAYEMYQARLQQAGAMDFDDLIMLTVNLLQVFPDVAEHYRRRFRHVLVDEYQDTNHAQYELVRELTAPITSPGEGGEPLGAAELCVVGDADQSIYAFRGATIRNILEFERDYPQATTILLEQNYRSTQTILTAANAVIERNADRKPKKLWSDQGEGHKITGYVADNEHDEAAFVAQEVDRLTDEGDTRPGDVAVFYRTNAQSRVFEEVFIRVGMPYKVVGGVRFYERKEVRDLLAYLRVLANPEDTVSLRRILNVPKRGIGDRAEACVEAYASRERISFWQALRLPEDVPGMATRSINSVREFVALLDELRAAAESVTPADLVEQILVKSGYLAELKASKDPQDETRIENLHEFEAVAREFEERLDGESAEGRLVDFLEQVALVADADSIPGGAKGGPVPPGEQPEETDQGVVTLMTLHTAKGLEFPVVFLTGMEDGIFPHLRAMSNPKELEEERRLAYVGITRARQRLYLTRAEMRSSWGAPQSYPSSRFLGEVPGTLIHWEREAASRSAPAAARLSTRPGVCSPGNQRIPVLSPGDKVTHDSFGLGTVITVDGQGEGASASVDFGGEYGVKRLVLRYAKGLEKL
- a CDS encoding TetR/AcrR family transcriptional regulator; this translates as MAAQGETRERVLRTAAELFQRQGYHGTGLTQVLKESRAPKGSLYFHFPDGKEQLASEAVARFGREVGGSLAQVLVTAEGGRSGVAAIGKHFARSLLESDFTKGCPLATVALETAAENETLRSACDGVYGEWEEGIALALRGWGVPEEKAEPLAALVLSSLQGALILARVRKDVAVIDTVTAQLGDLVEQSAD
- a CDS encoding HNH endonuclease, which gives rise to MPAELVEVVSGEGEWEGRGWFPPGPALGVCLSGGRERLGDLTDSELLEVAAAAHRQAAWAQSRELAAIAELSRRRAEEGEEDAGDPRVLSSRESVTEEVASTLTVTGNAAATLVHLAERLAVDLPGTREALEAGRIDLPKARVICDLSEGLPEGVVRRVEEAVIGRACGQTTGQLRRRIRRIVQRLAPEAIERRRSEAVARRRLEVWDTASGTADLGLLDLAPEEAHGIYNKITAVAAGLRSDGDVRPLNLIRADLAKTLLQGAELPEAVRALLTSAPALSGQDGQHLPPSPVNEGEQPPPSARLDVDDQSALAGHADKLERPAPVQTARLGVSELLTPAALTSVNERPAPISQTSDDRRSPAAHAVASGVTRWDGRPAPVSQVDVGGRSHTARACESDLPAPAARLGDRPGPVVEMNRDGPSPAASEGGSALPAAVAHLDGRPGPAVQVTGGGRSPTASVGEVGVPAPVARPGEGPVLMTCVMDADEWVSAAIPVGGAFTSAGVTGPGGDLVGVRALAGMVDRRLTGVLNRARALGRLEELPQMIGRAVRDIHDRLATAREAHCQGGADRHGHPGYRPPAVMRREVEDRHPTCVFPTCNIRSSRCDLDHTTPWSPGITCACNLAPLCRRHHRTKQTRGWKLTQIWPGLLIWITPSGAWHITLPNRE